From the genome of Agrobacterium tumefaciens:
GCCTCCCCGTTTCGGGAGAGCCGCAGCGCGGCTCTCCTCTACGAGAGTTTCAGATCGAAAGGCCATATATCACTTCCGTTTGATAACGGTTTCGGATTCCTTGACGAGCTTGTCGCCACCCTGCTCCGGCGAAATCTTGCCGAAACCAACTTCTTCAGCCGTCCGTTTCAGGACGAAGGCAAATTCCCCTGCGCCTGGAGGAGGAGCTGGCGGCAGGTTGCCGACGCCAGGGGTAATTTCTGCGATGTACTCAACCATGCTCTTGCTGACGTCATCGAGTTTCGCTGTCAGCTGGTTGCGCATGGATTCGGAGGCAGGAACGCCACGCTCGACCCCAAGAATATCGATGCCCTGGGGTTCGGCGACGAGGAAATTGATGAAACCAATTGCCTGTTCGATGCCAGCGCTGCCATTGGCGACACTGATGAGCATCGACGGCTTAAGATAGTGGCCCGACGGCGCATCTTTCGACACCTTCGGATATGACGTCATGGCAAGCTTTGACTTGTTGAGTGCCTGGTATCCAACGAACTGGTTGGAGTGGGCAAACGCTGTGGCAGCCTTGCCGGTCGTCAGCGCGTTGGTTTCAATGTTGAGCTGATCGAGCGCCTGGATATCGGCTGGCACACAAGCCTTGCTCTTGCGAAGATCCGCCCACATGGTGAACCACTTCGTCGCATCAGCTGTATCAAAGCCGATACCACCATCTTCGGTGTAGAGAGCCTTCCCGCCCTGTCGCAACCAGTTCTCAAAGCTCGGCTCGACACCACTGGCATCTGCGGTCGCATAATAATTGGGTTTCGGCTTCTTCTCGGCGAATTTTGCACCGTTTTCGGCAAACTCTTCCCAGGTCTGACCGATCGTCGGCGGGGTAATGCCCGATTTTTCCCAAGCAACCTTGTCGAAGAAGACGGCACTTGAGTTTACGCCAAGATTGACGCCGTAGAGTTTGCCATCGACCCGACCGGAATCGATGTTCATCTTGCCGAAGTCGTCGATTTTCAGGCCCTTGCCGATATGGTCGTCAAGTGGCGCCAGAGCACCACGTCGGGCGTATTCGAAGATGTAGCGATAGTCCATCTGGATAAGATCGGGCGCGTTTCTGCCTGCAACCTGTGTTGCCAGGCGGGGCCAATAATCGCTCCATCCGGCAAACTCGCCAGCGATTTCGAGATCGGGCTTGACCTGCTTGTAGGCGGCGATTGCCTTGTTGGTACGATCGGCGCGCTCCTGCGATCCCCACCACAACATACGCAGGCGGGCGGCCTGTGCTGACGCGGAACCTCCCCCCAATGTTGCGAGTGAAAGGGCCGCAAGCCCGGCCGAAAGCACAGTACGCCTCTGAAGCATCACGGACATTGGCAACTCCTCCCTATTGACTGCCAAATTAATGATGAGAGCAAACGACACTTGCCGTTTTATAACTAATTGGTTACATGGGAACACCGATCGTTAGCATTGTCAAGCGGGTGCTGAAGTGGAAAAAACAGAGAAAATCATCCCGAACGAACCGGCATCGGAGGAAACGCCTGCGGCAAAGCGCAAACGTGCCGTCACGCAGACCAGAAACCCGGAGCGAACCCGGGCAGCCATTCTTGAGGCAGCCCGTCGCGAGGTCGCGGCGAAGGGCCTGGCTGGCGCGCGAATCGATGTCGTGGCTCGCCGCGCCGGCACCAACAAGCGAATGATCTATCATTATTTCGGTGACAAGGACGCACTCTATCTCGCTGTTCTGGAAGACGCTTACCGCCACATCCGCCATGCTGAGCGACGCCTCGATCTGACACGCAAGGCGCCGAGCGAAGGCCTGCGGGAGCTGGCGCTTTTCACATGGCACTATTATCTCGATCACCCGGAATTCCTGAGTATCCTCGCTACAGAAAACCTCAACAGAGCGCGCTATCTCAGGCAATCTCAGGCAATTGCCGAGATGCACTCGAACTTCATCTCCGAACTGGAGGACGTGCTTCGCCGTGGCAGGGAGACCGGCGAATTCCGGACGGGGCTTGATCCGGTTGATGTCTATCTGACCATAGCGTCACTCGGTTTCTTCTATCTGTCCAACCGCTTCACGCTCTCCACGATCTTTCAGCGTGACCTCGGCGCCCCGGCTGAGCTCGAAAGATGGGGTCAACATATCGTCGACACCGTGCTTGCTGCACTGCGTCCAACTTGAACGTTGCGCAGTAAATTCCCCTTTCAGGCCAAGGGGAAGAGAGCGTGTGCGGTTGCGAAGGACATCAGGATTTCTCCCATAACGTTTAGTTGGCGGTGCTGGAAACGGCTCCGCCTTTTTTCACTTTTGCGCGCAAATGCGCCTTGACAGATCGCCCCCATCGCGATCACAAATAACCAAATGGTTACAAATATCCGTTTTGGGAAAAACCGCAGCCAGCGGTAGGCGAGCTGTCTTGGGAGGACAATTCATGAAACGTATCGGCGTCATCATGCACGGAATTACCGGCCGCATGGGCTACAATCAGCATCTCGTGCGCTCAGTACTGGCCATTCGTGACCAGGGTGGCGTGACACTGAAGAGCGGCGAAAAGGTCATGCTCGACCCGATCCTCGTTGGTCGAAACGCAGAAAAGATCGAGGAAATCGCCAAGCGGCATAACGTTGCCCGCTGGACAACAGATATCGACGCAGCACTTGCTAATCCCGAAGACACGCTGTTCTTCGATGCCGGAACCACGCAAATGCGCGGCAGCCTTCTGGAAAAGGCCATCAAGGCCGGCAAGAATGTCTACTGCGAAAAGCCAATCTCCGACACGATGGAGGAAGCGATCGCCATCGCAAAACTGGCAGAGAGTGCCGGGATCAAGCACGGCGTTGTCCAGGACAAGCTGTTTCTGCCGGGTCTTCGCAAGCTCGCCATGCTGCGCGATAGCGGCTTCTTCGGGAAGATCCTCTCGGTGCGCGGAGAATTCGGCTACTGGGTTTTCGAGGGTGACTGGCAGCCAGCGCAACGCCCCTCCTGGAACTATCGTCTCAAGGATGGCGGCGGTATCATTCTCGACATGCTGTGCCACTGGCGCTACGTGCTCGACAATCTCTTCGGAAAGGTTCAGTCGGTCAGTTGCCTTGGCGCAACCCACATTCCCCAGCGCTTTGATGAGCAGGGCCGTCCTTATGCGGCAGACGCAGATGATGCGGCCTATGCCACGTTCGAGCTGGAAGGCGGCGTGATTGCCCATATCAACTCATCCTGGGCAGTGCGCGTGCGCCGTGATGATCTCGTGACCTTCCAGGTCGACGGCACCCACGGTTCGGCGGTGGCGGGATTGACGAAATGCTGGACGCAACATCGTACAAACACGCCCAAGCCCGTCTGGAACCCAGACCAGCCGCAGACAATCGATTTCTACAAGACCTGGCAGGAAGTTCCTGACAACGTCGTCTACGACAACGGCTTCAAGGCCCAGTGGGAAATGTTCATTCGCCACATCGTCGACAACGAACCCTGGCCTTATGGCCTGATGGAAGGCGTCAAGGGCGTGCAGCTTGCCGAACTCGGCATCAGGTCGTGGAAGGAGCGTCGCTGGCTCGATGTTCCGGAAATCGTCTGAGGAGATCGAACATGAGCGAACTCCAGCTTCCCAACGAAGATCGTACGATCGGGCTTTACAAACTCTCCGGCACTCCCATTGCTCTTGAGAAGCGGGATGCAGCCGATTTCAATCGTGTCGCCTTCGCCGCCGCTCACGTGGTGGCGGACCCCTTCGCCGACAATGACCCATGGCTGACCCCCGCCATCGATTGGGACGCTACCTTGCGTTTTCGTCACCGGCTCTGGGACCTTGGGCTTGGCGTTGCAGAAGCGATGGATACAGCACAACGCGGCATGGGCCTGGCGTGGCCGCAGGCTCAGGAGCTAATTTCTAGAGCGCTTAAGGAAGCCGCGACCAGAAAAGATGCGCTGATCGCCTGTGGCGTCGGAACCGATCATCTCAGTGGAACGGATTACAGCCTCAACCAGATTGTTGACGCTTATCTGGAACAGCTTGATTTTGTTCAAGGACAAGGCGGTCGCGTCATCCTTATGGCAAGCCGCGCTCTTGCCGCCGCCGCCCGCTCACCAGACGACTATCTGGAAACATATTCGCGCGTGCTAGAAAAGTCTGACAACAAGGTCGTGATCCATTGGCTCGGTGAAATGTTCGATCCAGCCCTTGAGGGATACTGGGGCTCGGCCGACCACATGACGGCCATGGATACTTGCCTAGCGATGATCAAAGGCAATGCCAGCAAGATTGATGGGATCAAGATTTCGCTTTTGTCGAAGGAGAAGGAAATCGTCATGCGCCGCCGCCTGCCCGAAGGTGTGCGGATGTATACGGGTGACGACTTCAATTATGCCGAACTGATCGCGGGCGATGACCAGGGCCATTCGGATGCACTGCTTGGCATATTTGACGCGATTGCACCGGCGGCCTCCAAGGCGCTTGCGAGCCTGAAGCGCGGGGCAGATAACGAGTTCTTCGACATTCTCGAACCAACGGTCGCGCTTTCGCGGCACATCTTCAAGGCACCGACGCGTTTTTACAAGACGGGTGTCGTCTTCCTGGCCTACCTCAATGGCCTGCAGGATCACTTCACCATGGTTGGAGGGCAGGAAAGCACCCGTTCCACGCAACATTTCGCCGAACTCTTCCGGCTGGCTGACAAGGCGAATGTCCTCTCGGACCCGGATGAAGCCACCCACCGCATGAAGGCGTTTCTCGCCGTGAGGGGTATCCATTGAAATGGCCGCTCCCCACATCTTAAGAGCTGTCGACGCCGAAGTTCTTGAACGCGGTGTGACAATGCGTATGCCGTTTCGTTTCGGGGCTGCGACTGTCACCGAGGCACGGCAGATCTTTCTGCGCCTAACCGTTGAAGACCACACCGGTCGGACAGCGAACGGCTACGCCGCCGAGTTGATGGTACCGAAGTGGTTCGACAAGAACCCGGCGCTGAGCAACACCGACAATGAGGGACAGTTACGGCGCTCACTCGAAATTGCGGTTTCACTTGCGCTTGCGGCAAAGGCCGCAGGCGCATTTTCCATTCATGCCGAGCTGGAACCACAACAGCACCCGAACGCTGCAGAAGAGGGCTTGAACGGCCTCATCGCATCTTTCGGGCTCGCCCTGGTCGACCGTGCGATCCTGGACGGGCTCTGCCGTCTGACCGCCCTACCGGTTGCCGACGCGGTGCGCCAGAACCTGCCCGGCATTGATACCAGCACGACGCCTGATCTTGACGGCTTTGATGTCGGCTTCTTTCTCCGCGACCTGTCGCCAAAACCAACGCTCATGTTGCGTCACACGGTGGGCTACATCGACGCTCTGACACGGGGCGAAATCAAAACACCACCGAGAAATGACGGTTTGCCTGAGTGCCTTGAAGACGAAATCCGGGCCTATGGGCCACGATACTTCAAGCTGAAGGTCTCCGGCAGGCCACAGGACGACGTGGAGCGGCTATCGGCCATTGCGTCTGTCCTCGACACGCTCCCCGATTATCAGGCAACCCTCGACGGCAATGAACAGTTTGAGAATGAAGATGCCTTGATCGACCTCATCGATCGCATTGAGACATCGCCGTCGCTCACGCGTCTACGCCAGTCGGTGCTATTCGTGGAGCAGCCCTTTGCCCGTGCGAGCGCTCTTTCCGTGCCCGTCAGCAAAGTTGCACGTCGGATATCAGTCGAGATCGACGAGTCCGACGGTACCAAGGACGCATTTCTCGAGGCGAAAAAGCAGGGTTATCGCGGTGTTTCGTCCAAATCCTGCAAGGGATTCTATCGCTCCATCCTGAACAGAATGCGGGTCGATGCCTGGAACGAAGAAAAGGATGGCGGCTACTTCATGTCGGCAGAAGACCTGACAACCCAGGCCGGCATCGCGCTCCAGCAGGATCTCGCACTCGCATCAATCATTGGTCTGACGCACATCGAACGCAATGGCCATCATTACGTGGACGGCATGCAAGGTGCCTCACCTGAAGAAGGCCGGGCATGGGTATCGGCACACAGCGACCTTTATCACGAAGAAAAGGGTCGCCCGAGGCTTCAGATCCGCGATGGAGAAATTTCACTCGAGACTACACTGCGGGCACCCGGCCTCGGCATCAACGATGCTGCGGCTCTTGCCACGTTCAAAACACTTCAGGAAAAACGGGAGGATGCCGCATGAGCCTGGAAGGTCTTTCGATCAATTTCGCTACCGTCCGCCAGGGCGGTTCATTCGGTGCCATCGTGGACGCTTGCCTTGCGCACGGAATTACGGCCATCTCTCCGTGGCGTGAACATGTTCATGGCGTCGGTCTTTCTGAAGCAGCCCGCATCGTTGCGGAAAACGGACTGCGCCTGAGCGGTCATTGCCGCGGCGGCTTTTTTCCGGCACCGGATGCGGAAGGGCGTCGCAAGGCGATCGATGACAACAAACGCGCCGTAGACGAGGCTGCCGCCATGAAGGCCGACTGCCTGGTTCTTGTTGTTGGCGGTTTGCCTGCCGGCTCACGCGACATCAAGGGCGCACGGCAAATGGTGGAAGACGGGATGACCGAGCTTTTGCCTTATGCTCGAGCGGCAGGTGTCCCGCTTGCGATTGAACCGCTCCATCCATTTTACGCAGCAGAGCGGGCCTGCTTCAACACGCTCAAACAATCGCTGGATCTTTGCGACAAGCTTGGCGCCGGAACAGGGGTTGCCATCGATGTCTACCATGTCTGGTGGGATCCCGAGCTTGAGGCTCAGGTAGCGCGCGCCGGGCGCAACGGACAGATCCTTGCGCATCACATCTGCGACTGGCTGGTGCCAACGACCGATCCCCTCAATGACCGCGGCATGATGGGCGACGGCGTCATTGATCTGAAGGCGTTTCGCGCCATGATCGAGGCGGCCGGGTTCTTCGGACCGCAGGAGGTCGAGATCTTCTCGCATCGCTGGCAGGCACGCCCCATGGACGAGGTCCTTTCGACCTGTGTCGAGCGTTTCAAAACCGTGTGTTGATTTTGGTTCGGGAAAGCGACAAGCCCGAGCAAGATCAAACAACGCAGACACTACACATCGCACGCGTTCACCTGCCCAACACATGCCAATCACGGCGTCTGCGTTGCGGTGACGCCTCCGCCCTTTAATCGCATTGCCTCCGGCCCGTCCACGTTGTGACGAGGCCGGAGGGATACGATCGGGAGTTTTATTCAGCGGCTATTGCAGCCTTGCCGCTATTGAGCGCAATCAAACGATTGGCTCGCTCGAGGCTTTGCGGTTGTTCGGAACGGTAACGCCGCCCGATCTCCATCATCAGTACGGTTTGCGGCAGGAAGGTCAGCTCCGAAAAGATATCGTCCCAGTCGATATCGCCCCAGCCAAGCGGCATATGCAGATCGCCGATCCCGAGCGCTGTGTTTTCCTGCGGATGATAGGCCGTATAAAAACCCTGCGGACGCCCGAATGAATCATGGACATGCAAGTGACCGGCCACGGGCGCCATGGCGCGAAGCTGGTCACGGAAATCCAGCCCGCGATAGGTGGACTCGATGTAGGCGTGGCTGAAGTCGATGAGCGCGACAAGGTTCGGATGATTGATGGTCCGAACGGTCTCTGCGACCTCTGCAGGCGTTTGACGATATTGACCGGGCTGCGTCGAGAAGATGTTTTCCAGCGCAACACGAACACCATGTTCTTTGGAAAACTCGGCCAGCTCGACGAGCGCGTCACGCTCACGTTTGTCGGCATCGGCACGTTCGGCAATCTGGTCGGGACGCAGTGCACCCCCATGCTGGACGAGAATACCGGCTCCGATGCGCTCACAAAGCACTGCGAGCGCTTTTGCTGCATCGAGCTGATAACGGCAGGTCACAGGATCCATGAAATTGGAAGAGACAAGGCCGTGTACAGTGTATCGGAAATCGAACTGCTTGACGAGTTTGACGAAGCGCTCGGCGCGCTCTTCGATGATACGGCCGCCCGCCACGATATCGAGACTTGTCACGCCGATCTCGACGGTGTCGCAGCCAATATCTGCAAGCGCCCTCAGATCGCTTTCTAGGGTTGCCAGTTCTCCGTCGTCCGAACCAGCGTTGAAGCCGGTGCCAATTAGATTGCTCATCTTCGTTTTCTCCAGGGGTAGGACTATGCTGTTTCGGTAAGCGTGGCGCGCAGACGGAGTGCGAGATCCGGACTGTCGCTGGTCAAGTGACCGATCCCGCGTTGCAGCCAGTCGCGGATCAGAACCTCGTCATTCAGCGTCCAGACGCAGAGGCGCGACAGCGGCAGTTTCGCTGTGATGTTCGCCCATTCCTCGTCCATGAGCTCATGGTGTATCGCAACGATATCGACGAGGCTCTCAACTGTGTCGATAAAGCTCGAAAGGCCACCCTGTCTTTGAGCCCAGTCGCGATTGACGGAAACAAGGCGGGCGATACCCGGGGCTTCAAGACGGCAGTCTTCCAGGATCGATGTGTCGAAGGAGGTCAGGTGGCAACGACCGCCAACTTTGAACCTCTCAATCTCTGCAGCGACTTTTGCGGCAATCCCCGGATAGGGTTTACCCGCGTCATCCACCTTGATCTCGACATGCAGATCTTTGCCTGAAGGCGCAAGGACCTCGAGCACCTCCGATAATGTTGGAACAACGTCCTGACTATCCTTGAGGCGGGTGACAATGCGATCTTCTGGAGAAAGCAGGTGGACAGCTCCCTGCCCTTCTGTTGTCCGGTCCAGGGTCGCATCATGGATCACGATCAACTCGCCTGCATCGGTCAAATGGACATCAAACTCGATTGCGTCGACATCAAGCGAAAGAACGTTTCTGAAGCCGGTCAGGCCATTTTCGGGCCAGAGATTGCGGGCGCCACGGTGGCCGGTGATTTTTGTCATGGGCATATCCTGATCAGGTTGAGGTCAGCGAAGTGTTGGGTCGAGTTTGTCGCGCAACCAGTCGCCCACAAGCGAAATCGAAAGCGTCGTGACCATGATGACAAAGGCGGGAGCCAGCATGATCCATGGCGCGCGGGTGAGATATTCACGGCCAAAGCCGACCATGTTACCGAGGCTTGTCTCCGGCGGCTGAACACCGAGGCCAAGGAACGACAGGCCACTTTCCATGAGGATGATTTCGGGAAACGTCAGTGTCATGGATACGATCAGGGTCGATGCGACGTTGGGCAGGATATGCTTGAGGTAGACGCGCGACGGCGTTGCTCCAAGCTGCACGACGGCTGCGGCGTAACCTTGTGCGCTGGCAGAAATCGCCAGACCACGCGCAATACGGGCGTATCTCTCCCAACCGTAAAATCCCATCAGGCAAATCAGGAGAGGCATGGACGATCCAAAGAAGGCGAGCACCGCAAGCGACATGATGAGAAACGGCAAGGCTGCCTGAAAATCGGCCAGCACGAGCACGAAATGCTCCACCGTTCCCCGGAACTTGGCCGCCAGGAAACCGAGCGTCGTTCCGAAAACTGCGGATATAATCGTTGCGCCGAACGCAATCACCAAAGAGACGCGGATCGACTGGATCAGGCGTGAAAGGACATCCCGTCCAAGCTCGTCTGTGCCAAGCACATGCGGAAACGTGCCCGCCATGGCAAGGCGGGCCCGAAGGTCCATGGCCGTAATCCCATAAGGACGAAGCTGATCGGCAAAGATAGCCACCAGAACCATGAGGCCAAGCCAGAAGAAACCGAAGCCAACGGAGAACGGCAGTTTCCGAAGGCCTTTTCCGACGCGCAGGAGCATATGGTTTTCGGATTTGGTGGGAAGTGAAGTGTCTGCAACCGTCATGATCACACTCCTCAATGGCCGGACTGGCTGCGAAGCCGGGGATCGAGCCAGCCATAAAGCAGGTCGACGACGAGGTTGGAGATGACCATGGCAGCGGCAATGACAAGCAGGATGCATTGCACGACCGCCAGATCGCGGTTAGTGACCGACACGACCAGAAGCCTGCCGATGCCTGGCCAGGAAAAGATGGATTCCACCACCACGGCACCGGCAATCAGGGAGCCGACCATAAAGCCGACAATGGTGACAATCGGTACGGCCGCATTCGGCAGTGCATGGCTCCAGACCACATCATTCCACTTCAACCCTTTGGCGGAGGCCGTCCGGATGAATGGCTGGCTCATGACTTCAATCATTGCTGAGCGGGAGAACCGGGCAAGAATGCCGATACCACCAATGCTCATGGTCAAAGTCGGCAGGATACCGTGCTGCCAAGTGTCCTGTCCGCCCGATGGAAGAAGACCAAGCGTGATCGAGAAGATCAGCACCAGCAACAGTCCCATAACAAAGGACGGAATTGTGAAACCGAGAATGGCGCCAAAGATCACGCCGCGGTCGATCACGCTCTGACGATGCAGGGCGGCATAGACGCCAGCCGGAATACCGATGACCAGTTTCAGAAGCAGCGCCGGTATTGTCAGTTGCAGGGTTGCCGGAATGCGTTCGACGACGAGTTGAATGGCGGAAGCCTTGTCGCGCATCGACACGCCGAAATCACCGGTAAAGATCGATTTCATGTAAGCGAGGTATTGCACCCAGAGCGGCTGATCGAGCCCCCACGCGGCGCGAAAAGCCCGCAAGGATTCCTCGGGAACATCGGGCCCGAGCATAACCTGCGCTGGATCGCCGGACATGCGCAAGACAATAAAGGCGAACGTCAGCACGGCAAGAATGGTCACAAATGCGCGCAACAGGCGGATAAGAACATAACGTATCATCGTCTCTATTCCTCAGGCAGCAACGGCAAGTGCCGGCACCAGGTGACAGGCGGCCGTGCGTCCCGGCGCGATCGCGCGAAGCTCCGGCACCGTGTTGCGGCACTCGGCAGTTGCCATCGGACAACGGGGATGGAATGCACAGCCCGTTGGCCTGCTCGCCGGATTTGGCGGTTCGCCTTGCAGGATCACACGCCCTTCGAGCGGTCTGCCGGGAACCGGAACACTCGACACCAGCGCTTTGGTGTAAGGATGCTGGGGTGTCCGGAAAATCACGTCGGAGGATGCTTCTTCGACAATACGGCCGAGATACATCACGGCGACACGGTCAGCGATATTGCGAACGACCTTGAGATCGTGGCTGATGAAGACCATCGCGATATCGTGATGTTCCTGCAGATCGCGCAACATGTTGACGACCTGTGCCTGGATGGAGACATCGAGCGCTGAAACTGGTTCATCACAAACAAGAAGCCTGGGGCGCGACGCCAGTGCACGGGCGATGACGGCTCGCTGGCGCTGGCCTCCTGAAAGTTCATGGGGATAGCGCCCTGCCTGATCGGCACGCAGACCGACCGCACTCATAAGCTCGTTAACGCGTGAAGCAACGTGCTCTTTCGGAACAAGAGAATGGATCTCCAGAGGCTCGCCGATCTGTGCAGCGATCGTCAGGCGCCGGTCGAGGGCCGAAAGCGGGTCCTGGTAGACGAGCTGCATTTTTGCACGCAGCTTGCGCCATTGCGGTGTCCCGAAAGCTGGCATTGACTGTCCCTCGAAAGAGACCTTTCCCCCCTGTGGCGCGTCAATTCCAAGCAACATCCGACCGAGTGTCGATTTGCCAGATCCGCTTTCACCGACAATCCCAAGTGTTTCACCGGGACGGACCGAGAGCGACACGCCGTCGACTGCCCGCACGGGTGTCTGTTTTCCAAAGACGCCACGCCGCACCTGATAGGTTCTGACCAGATCCTGTGCTTCAATCAGATTTGCCATGTCAGAACGCTCCTTCAAGGACCGGGCTCCGGTTCATTTTTGGCGTTAAACCGAGCGGCCGAAGGCAGGCAATTCTCCGGCCATCGGACGCCGCCGATATTTCCGGCCTTTGTGTTCGACAGGCATCGACGACATTCGAGCAGCGGGGCGAAAACGCGCACCCTTCCGGCAGGTGCCGTGGATCGGGGACGGTTCCGGGGATAGGAACAAGGCGCTTGCGTTCGCCATCGAGGCTAGGAAGCGCATCGAAAAGACCACGGGTGTAGGGATGGCGTGGGTTGGCAAACAAGGCGGAAATTTCGCCCTGTTCAACGACGCGGCCCGCATACATCACGAGTGCACGCTCACAGACCTGCGCAACGGCGCCAAGGTCGTGGCTGATGAACACAGTCGCCATGCCGGTTTCGCGGCGAAGTTCAATAAGAAGGTCGAGGATCTGCGCCTGAATGGTTGCATCGAGCGCAGTCGTCGGTTCATCGGCAATCAGGAGATCAGGCTCGCCGGCTAGCGCCATGGCGATCATCAGACGCTGACACTGACCGCCGGAGAATTCATGCGGAAAAAGGTCGATACGACGACGTGCATCGGGAATTCCGACCATATCCAGCAAACGCAATGCTTCAGCTTTGAGCGCTTCGCCCCTCAAGCCGCGATGAAGAGACAGCGCCTCGGTGATCTGGCGCCCGATGCGAATGACAGGATTGAGTGACGAAGACGGATCCTGGAAAATCATGGCGATCTTGCCGCCACGTACGGCCTCAAGTGCGGCGCGCGGTTGTCCAACAAGCTCGCGACCTTCGACGCTCACCGAACCGGTAACGCTGGCCTTCCCGGGCAAAAGACCAAGAGCTGCAAGCCAGGTGACCGACTTGCCACAGCCTGATTCACCGACGAGACCGATCGCCTCGCCGCGTTTCACGTCGAGATCGATGCCATGCAACACCTGAACGCCATCAAAGGAAACCTTGAGGTTACGCAACTCCACAAGATTGGACGTCATCGCGCTCACCTTTTCTATTGGAAGGGAAGTTCAAGCCGTCCTTAGAAACGGCAATAGAAATGCCGGCCGCTCTTATCGGGCGGCCGGCGCAATTTTTGATCGATCAGGTCGACCAGTTGTTGGAACGGAAGTCCATTGCGAAGGCGGGCGCGGCCTTCCACTTGAGCGACTTCTTCATGCCGGTGAAGACGGCATTCTGGTGCAGAACCTGATAGACCGGATCTTCGCGCTCGCAGATTTCGAGCATGCGCGCGAAGGCCTTCTTGCGCTGATCGTGATCGGTCGAGGTTTCCATAACGACGGAGAGCTTGTTAACCTCCTCGTTTGACCAGTCCTTCTTTTGCTGCACTTCACCGTTCGGACCGAACTGCGTGACCATCGGGGTGATCGGATCGTTGATGGAGTTTCCGGCTGACCAGTCACGCACGCCCTTGACGCCCTGCGGATCGTGAATCTGAGCCCAGTTTTCCTTCATTTCGATTTCGACGTTGAGGCCGACCTGTTTCCACATCTCGACCATGATCTGCGCATTGGCAGTCTGGTTGGTGTAGTAGTTGTTGAGCAGGCGATATGGGATCGGGTCGCCTTTGTAACCGGCGTCCTTGAGAAGCTTCTGCGCCAGTTCCGGATTGAACTCCGGAGCGGCCCAGCCATCGACGAACATCTTCGTTGCGCTGTAGGAATCGAACTGGAGACCGGCCGGGATAACCGTCTGGCCACCCCAGAGCGCCTCGACGATCGCCTGACGGTCGATCGAATGGGTCATTGCACGACGCACGAGCGGATTGGCAAGGATCGGGTTCTGCGTGTTGAAGACCGAAATACGATGGTTCCAGATAACGGAATTCTGCACTTCGAGGCCCGGCGCTGCCGCAATGGTGGCGATCTGGTCAGGTGGGAGGTCACAGGCGAAATCATATTCGCCTGAGAGCAGGCCGTTCACACGCGACGCAACTTCCGGAACCTCGACGAAACGGATCTCCTGAAGTGGCGGACGGCCACCCCAATATTCATCGAAGGCAACGAGCGTCAGAGAAACGTCGGGCTTGTATTCACCGACCATGTAAGGGCCTGTGGTGACTGGCTTGCGCGCCCACTCCGCATAGGACGCAGCCTCATCCCAGGCACGACGGTTAGCGATCTGGCTGCCACCGGAATAGAGACGTCCTT
Proteins encoded in this window:
- a CDS encoding ABC transporter substrate-binding protein, coding for MLSINRRHALGLMGAAAGTLILPRMSFSQGQRPSVTIAVQKITNNNTLDVWYEQSNVGERVFYPNLWEGLILRDWMGNQGPVAGLATEWKRIDDKTLELKLRQGVKFHNGDELTAEDVVFSFSKERVFGNTEPKGGKTIFEADNKPATVKELPAVVPGAARRLWPALAGVEAVDKYTVRFHNATPDVTLEGRLYSGGSQIANRRAWDEAASYAEWARKPVTTGPYMVGEYKPDVSLTLVAFDEYWGGRPPLQEIRFVEVPEVASRVNGLLSGEYDFACDLPPDQIATIAAAPGLEVQNSVIWNHRISVFNTQNPILANPLVRRAMTHSIDRQAIVEALWGGQTVIPAGLQFDSYSATKMFVDGWAAPEFNPELAQKLLKDAGYKGDPIPYRLLNNYYTNQTANAQIMVEMWKQVGLNVEIEMKENWAQIHDPQGVKGVRDWSAGNSINDPITPMVTQFGPNGEVQQKKDWSNEEVNKLSVVMETSTDHDQRKKAFARMLEICEREDPVYQVLHQNAVFTGMKKSLKWKAAPAFAMDFRSNNWST
- a CDS encoding ABC transporter ATP-binding protein → MTSNLVELRNLKVSFDGVQVLHGIDLDVKRGEAIGLVGESGCGKSVTWLAALGLLPGKASVTGSVSVEGRELVGQPRAALEAVRGGKIAMIFQDPSSSLNPVIRIGRQITEALSLHRGLRGEALKAEALRLLDMVGIPDARRRIDLFPHEFSGGQCQRLMIAMALAGEPDLLIADEPTTALDATIQAQILDLLIELRRETGMATVFISHDLGAVAQVCERALVMYAGRVVEQGEISALFANPRHPYTRGLFDALPSLDGERKRLVPIPGTVPDPRHLPEGCAFSPRCSNVVDACRTQRPEISAASDGRRIACLRPLGLTPKMNRSPVLEGAF